The Streptomyces sp. NBC_00440 genome contains a region encoding:
- a CDS encoding succinate dehydrogenase iron-sulfur subunit — protein sequence MATPTMDKAEAAGKPEAGFADTPFITATFRIRRFNPEISDEAQWQDFAVEIDPKERVLDALHKIKWELDGTLTFRRSCAHGVCGSDAMRINGKNRLACKTLIKDINPEKPILIEAIKGLTVLKDLVVDMDPFFQAYRDVMPFLITSGNEPTRERLQSAEDRERFDDTTKCILCAACTSSCPVFWNDGQYFGPAAIVNAHRFIFDSRDEGGEQRLEILNDKDGVWRCRTTFNCTDACPRGIEVTKAIQEVKRALITRRF from the coding sequence ATGGCTACCCCGACCATGGACAAAGCCGAAGCGGCCGGCAAGCCGGAGGCCGGCTTCGCCGACACCCCGTTCATCACGGCCACCTTCCGGATCCGCCGGTTCAACCCGGAGATCTCGGACGAGGCGCAGTGGCAGGACTTCGCGGTCGAGATCGACCCGAAGGAGCGTGTGCTCGACGCCCTCCACAAGATCAAGTGGGAGCTCGACGGCACGCTGACCTTCCGCCGCTCGTGCGCACACGGGGTCTGCGGTTCGGACGCGATGCGGATCAACGGCAAGAACAGGCTCGCCTGCAAGACGCTGATCAAGGACATCAACCCTGAGAAGCCGATCCTGATCGAGGCCATCAAGGGCCTCACGGTCCTCAAGGACCTCGTGGTCGACATGGACCCGTTCTTCCAGGCGTACCGCGACGTGATGCCCTTCCTCATCACCAGCGGCAACGAGCCGACGCGCGAGCGTCTGCAGTCCGCCGAGGACCGCGAGCGGTTCGACGACACCACGAAGTGCATCCTGTGCGCCGCGTGCACGTCGTCCTGCCCGGTGTTCTGGAACGACGGCCAGTACTTCGGCCCGGCCGCGATCGTCAACGCGCACCGCTTCATCTTCGACTCGCGTGACGAGGGCGGCGAGCAGCGCCTGGAGATCCTCAACGACAAGGACGGCGTGTGGCGTTGCCGCACCACGTTCAACTGCACGGACGCCTGCCCGCGCGGTATCGAGGTCACGAAGGCGATCCAGGAAGTGAAGCGCGCACTCATCACCCGCCGCTTCTGA
- a CDS encoding decaprenyl-phosphate phosphoribosyltransferase: MLALPLGLLRTARPRQWVKNVLVAAAPAAAGEPLSRGAVAQLGLIFVLFTAASSAVYLVNDARDAEADRAHPVKCRRPVAAGQVPVPVAYAAGALLAVATTATAVVLCNDMTAALLSAYIAMQLAYCISLKHVLVIDLTVVTTGFLMRAMIGGVALGIPLSRWFLITAGFGALFMVGAKRYSEAVQMEGDGRTRALLSEYTTGYLRFVWQLAAGVAVLAYCLWAMESSGPPGAGLLPWRQLSMVPFILSILRYAVFADRGTAGAPEDVILGDRALAVIGVVWIAMYGLAVAQL, from the coding sequence ATGCTCGCGCTGCCGCTGGGACTGCTCAGGACCGCCCGCCCCCGTCAATGGGTCAAGAACGTCCTGGTCGCCGCCGCGCCCGCCGCCGCCGGTGAACCGCTCTCCCGGGGCGCGGTCGCCCAACTGGGGCTCATATTCGTGCTGTTCACGGCCGCGTCGTCCGCCGTGTACCTGGTCAACGACGCCCGGGACGCCGAGGCCGACCGGGCCCACCCGGTCAAGTGCCGGCGCCCGGTGGCGGCGGGGCAGGTGCCCGTCCCCGTCGCGTACGCCGCGGGAGCGCTGCTCGCCGTGGCGACCACCGCCACCGCTGTCGTCCTCTGCAACGACATGACGGCCGCGCTGCTCTCCGCGTACATCGCCATGCAACTCGCCTACTGCATCAGTCTGAAGCATGTCCTGGTCATCGACCTGACCGTGGTGACCACCGGATTCCTGATGCGCGCGATGATCGGCGGGGTGGCGCTCGGTATCCCGCTCTCGCGCTGGTTCCTGATCACCGCCGGGTTCGGCGCGCTGTTCATGGTCGGCGCCAAGCGCTACTCCGAAGCCGTCCAGATGGAGGGCGACGGACGGACCCGCGCGCTGCTCTCCGAGTACACCACCGGATATCTGCGTTTCGTCTGGCAGCTGGCCGCCGGTGTCGCCGTGCTCGCCTACTGCCTCTGGGCCATGGAGAGCAGTGGCCCGCCCGGCGCCGGACTGCTGCCCTGGCGGCAGCTGTCGATGGTCCCGTTCATCCTGTCCATCCTCCGGTACGCGGTCTTCGCCGACCGCGGCACCGCCGGCGCCCCGGAGGACGTCATCCTGGGCGACCGCGCGCTCGCCGTGATCGGCGTCGTCTGGATCGCCATGTACGGCCTCGCGGTCGCCCAACTGTGA
- a CDS encoding D-alanyl-D-alanine carboxypeptidase family protein: protein MPAVEKTAKRTVLTVIAAALLPALCAVPASAATTTGPKPSAAESANTAKSPESSETSKSSEHSKSPGKTSGPSKPARSQIGGARLGRTGTQVQLGPGAPVLPKDLSGESWIVADAESGDVLASHDAHRRLAPASTLKMLLADTLLPKFPATETHKVLPSDLAGMGEGSSLVGIKENLTYTVHDLWLGVFLRSGNDAVHVLSAMNDGVPKTVRDMQAHADDLQALDTHVVSPDGYDEPGQVSSAYDLTLFARSGLQKKDFRTYCSTATAQFPGMKKKGKKRETFGIQNTNRLLTGADGVTQYKGIAGVKNGNTTHAGATYTAVAERDGHVLLVTVMKPSSTESQAVYKEAARLLDWGFASEGKVTPVGELVAPASSAAGSGGKAKSGGATQDGKDGAGATGKDKASAPAAASQKGGSSGVGTALAISAGALLLLAAAVFLVNRRWPLPGLVRRSPRR, encoded by the coding sequence GTGCCTGCCGTTGAGAAGACCGCGAAAAGGACCGTACTGACGGTCATAGCCGCCGCGTTGCTGCCCGCCCTCTGCGCCGTGCCCGCGTCGGCCGCGACCACGACGGGCCCGAAACCCTCCGCCGCCGAGTCCGCGAATACCGCCAAGTCGCCGGAGAGCTCCGAAACTTCGAAGTCCTCCGAGCACTCGAAGAGCCCGGGGAAGACCTCTGGGCCCTCGAAGCCCGCACGGTCGCAGATCGGCGGTGCACGTCTCGGCCGTACCGGCACCCAGGTGCAACTCGGCCCCGGCGCACCCGTGTTGCCGAAGGACCTCTCCGGGGAGTCCTGGATCGTCGCCGACGCCGAGTCCGGTGATGTCCTCGCCTCGCACGACGCGCACCGGAGACTGGCCCCGGCCTCCACGCTCAAGATGCTGCTCGCGGACACGCTCCTGCCGAAGTTCCCGGCGACCGAGACCCACAAGGTGCTGCCGTCCGACCTCGCGGGCATGGGCGAGGGAAGCAGCCTGGTCGGCATCAAGGAGAACCTCACCTACACCGTCCACGACCTGTGGCTCGGGGTGTTCCTGCGCTCCGGGAACGACGCGGTGCATGTGCTGTCCGCGATGAACGACGGCGTGCCGAAGACCGTCCGCGACATGCAGGCACACGCCGACGACCTCCAGGCGCTCGACACCCATGTGGTGTCGCCCGACGGGTACGACGAGCCGGGCCAGGTCTCCAGCGCGTACGACCTGACGCTCTTCGCCCGCAGCGGCCTGCAGAAGAAGGACTTCCGCACCTACTGCTCGACTGCGACCGCGCAGTTCCCCGGCATGAAGAAGAAGGGCAAGAAGCGCGAGACCTTCGGGATCCAGAACACCAACCGCCTGCTGACCGGCGCCGACGGCGTCACCCAGTACAAGGGCATCGCGGGTGTGAAGAACGGCAACACCACGCACGCCGGCGCCACCTACACGGCGGTCGCCGAGCGCGACGGTCATGTGCTCCTCGTCACCGTGATGAAGCCCAGCTCGACCGAGAGCCAGGCGGTCTACAAGGAGGCGGCGCGGCTGCTCGACTGGGGCTTCGCCTCGGAGGGCAAGGTCACGCCGGTCGGTGAGCTGGTCGCTCCGGCCAGTTCCGCGGCCGGGTCCGGCGGGAAGGCGAAGAGCGGCGGAGCCACGCAGGACGGCAAGGACGGCGCCGGTGCCACCGGGAAGGACAAGGCCTCCGCGCCGGCCGCCGCGTCGCAGAAGGGCGGCTCCAGCGGGGTGGGCACGGCCCTGGCGATCAGTGCAGGGGCGTTGCTCCTGTTGGCGGCCGCGGTGTTCCTGGTGAACCGGCGCTGGCCGCTGCCGGGTCTGGTACGACGTTCTCCACGTCGCTGA
- a CDS encoding SCO4848 family membrane protein, with product MKLNRTASWFLTAFGVWSWVVWVTFAKNLFKDASGLAFDGGKPTAYLWIHLTLAIVSFILGTVIGAIGLRGVRAHRRAAQ from the coding sequence ATGAAACTCAACCGCACCGCCTCCTGGTTCCTGACAGCGTTCGGCGTGTGGTCGTGGGTGGTCTGGGTCACCTTTGCGAAGAACCTCTTCAAGGACGCGAGCGGCCTCGCGTTCGACGGCGGCAAGCCCACGGCCTATCTGTGGATCCACCTGACGCTGGCCATTGTCTCGTTCATCCTGGGCACGGTCATCGGCGCGATCGGCCTCCGGGGCGTCCGCGCCCACCGCCGCGCCGCCCAGTAG
- a CDS encoding ABC transporter substrate-binding protein: MRSIRMRILVICVVLVCAGVGAWQLLSDGGGKKKPIVIGTTDVVSSLDPAQAYDAGSWALYSSLYQSLMSFNVGSSTPVPDAASSCEFTDDALRTFSCTMRDDLTFSNGHKVTAEDAAFSFNRVLRMKGNGPAPLYPTLKNVDASGNKVVFHLKSRDATFASKIATGGGAIVDHTAYPANKGRKGSTVVGSGPYVLKSYRSGVSALLEPNPKYKGVIKKTGVPIEIRYFKQPAQLDAAWKRKDIDVAHRVMTPATLATLSPSDPDAQVTESTGSEVRNLVFNVRKNSALADTRVRRAAADLVDRAQLSEKVYNGTVEPLYSLIPQGFTGHNTAFFDAYPKVDVAAARQLLQLAGVQTPVTFTYAYSSTNVTDDEARTLKTQLEKGGLFKVKLKGMTDWTKFQDDYRLGKFDAYAVGWIADYPDADNYAQPLVGTGNSLYNGYSSKDVDRLIGRTQQYTDRGRTADDFKALQDDVAQDVPLIPLWQRKDYVLTSDDVSGGQYLSDGTGVWRIWELGWL; encoded by the coding sequence ATGCGTTCGATCCGCATGCGGATTCTGGTCATATGCGTCGTTCTGGTGTGTGCCGGTGTCGGTGCCTGGCAGCTGCTGTCGGACGGCGGCGGGAAGAAGAAGCCGATCGTCATCGGAACCACCGACGTCGTCTCCTCCCTGGACCCGGCCCAGGCGTACGACGCCGGTTCGTGGGCCCTCTACAGCTCGCTCTACCAGTCGCTGATGTCGTTCAACGTCGGTTCCTCCACCCCGGTCCCCGATGCGGCGAGCAGCTGTGAATTCACCGATGACGCGCTGCGTACCTTCAGCTGCACCATGCGTGACGACCTGACGTTCTCGAACGGCCACAAGGTCACGGCGGAGGACGCGGCGTTCTCCTTCAACCGCGTCCTGCGCATGAAGGGGAACGGCCCCGCGCCGCTGTACCCCACGCTCAAGAACGTCGACGCGTCGGGCAACAAGGTCGTCTTCCACCTCAAGTCCCGCGACGCCACCTTCGCCTCGAAGATCGCGACGGGCGGCGGTGCCATCGTCGACCACACCGCGTACCCGGCGAACAAGGGGCGCAAGGGCAGTACGGTCGTGGGCTCCGGGCCGTACGTGCTGAAGTCCTACAGGAGCGGCGTCAGCGCCCTCCTGGAACCGAACCCGAAGTACAAGGGCGTCATCAAGAAGACCGGCGTACCGATCGAGATCCGCTACTTCAAGCAGCCCGCCCAGCTCGACGCCGCCTGGAAGCGCAAGGACATCGACGTCGCGCACCGGGTGATGACCCCCGCGACGCTGGCGACGCTCTCGCCCAGTGACCCCGACGCGCAGGTCACCGAGTCGACCGGCAGCGAGGTCCGCAACCTGGTCTTCAACGTCCGCAAGAACTCCGCGCTCGCGGACACCAGGGTGCGGCGGGCCGCGGCCGATCTGGTCGACCGCGCCCAGCTGTCCGAGAAGGTCTACAACGGCACGGTCGAACCGCTCTACTCGCTGATCCCGCAGGGGTTCACCGGTCACAACACCGCGTTCTTCGACGCCTACCCGAAGGTCGATGTGGCGGCGGCCAGGCAGCTGCTCCAGCTGGCCGGTGTGCAGACCCCGGTGACCTTCACCTACGCGTACTCCAGCACGAACGTCACCGACGACGAGGCCCGGACGCTGAAGACGCAGCTGGAGAAGGGCGGCCTCTTCAAGGTGAAGCTCAAGGGAATGACGGACTGGACGAAGTTCCAGGACGACTACCGGCTCGGCAAGTTCGACGCGTACGCCGTCGGCTGGATCGCGGACTACCCGGACGCCGACAACTACGCGCAGCCGCTGGTCGGCACCGGCAACAGCCTCTACAACGGCTACAGCAGCAAGGACGTCGACCGGCTGATCGGCCGCACCCAGCAGTACACCGACCGGGGCAGGACCGCCGACGACTTCAAGGCGCTGCAGGACGACGTCGCGCAGGACGTGCCGCTGATCCCGCTCTGGCAGCGCAAGGACTACGTACTGACCAGCGACGACGTCTCGGGCGGGCAGTACCTGTCCGACGGGACGGGCGTCTGGCGGATCTGGGAACTCGGCTGGCTGTAG
- a CDS encoding GtrA family protein, protein MRGDTGGPAVAISRREIAGFALAGICAYAADLGLFVWLRGGAGWGPISSKSVSFLAGCTVAYLGNAFGTYRGRRVGWRGYTVFFGVNVAGAAVQLLCLAVSHYGLGLTSARADTVSGAVVGMALGTCLRFWGTRRLVFRSEGRRTPWTG, encoded by the coding sequence ATGAGAGGCGATACGGGAGGGCCGGCCGTGGCCATCAGCCGCCGTGAGATCGCTGGTTTCGCGCTCGCCGGGATCTGCGCGTACGCCGCCGACCTCGGTCTCTTCGTCTGGCTGCGCGGCGGCGCCGGCTGGGGCCCGATCAGCTCCAAGTCGGTGTCCTTCCTGGCCGGCTGCACGGTCGCCTATCTCGGCAACGCCTTCGGCACGTACCGGGGGCGGCGGGTCGGCTGGCGCGGGTACACCGTCTTCTTCGGGGTGAACGTCGCGGGTGCGGCCGTCCAGTTGCTCTGCCTGGCCGTGTCGCACTACGGCCTCGGGCTGACGTCCGCGCGCGCTGACACCGTCTCCGGGGCGGTCGTCGGCATGGCACTCGGCACCTGCCTGCGCTTCTGGGGGACACGGAGGCTGGTATTCCGCTCCGAGGGTAGGCGTACGCCATGGACTGGCTGA
- a CDS encoding YihY/virulence factor BrkB family protein, translating to MDWLTKLPAIGPWVARLMRTHAWRAYETLGRVHWSRLAAAITFVSFLALFPLITVAAAIGAALLSPSQLHAMQDALTRQVPGISDQLDLNTLVQNAGTVGVVAGALLLFTGIGWIGSMRDCLRAVWELDNADQGNAVVRKLKDGVILFGTGGAVLVSAGASAVGSSAVSWTAGQLGIEDTGWGGALLQGVALALAVLADFLVLLYVLTLLPGVEPPRRRLITAGLIGALGFELLKLLLSGYMRGVASKSMYGAFGVPVALLLWISFTVKLLLYCAAWTATAHADEEEISDVENVVPDPAAASAGSPGTPRPPTGATPLH from the coding sequence ATGGACTGGCTGACGAAGCTCCCCGCTATCGGGCCCTGGGTGGCCCGGCTGATGCGTACGCATGCCTGGCGCGCGTACGAGACCCTCGGCCGGGTGCACTGGAGCAGGCTCGCGGCCGCGATCACCTTCGTCAGTTTCCTGGCACTCTTCCCGCTGATCACCGTCGCCGCCGCGATCGGCGCCGCCCTGCTCAGCCCGTCCCAACTGCACGCCATGCAGGACGCGCTCACCCGCCAGGTGCCCGGCATCTCCGATCAGCTGGACCTCAACACGCTGGTACAGAACGCGGGCACGGTCGGCGTCGTCGCCGGGGCGCTGCTGCTCTTCACCGGGATCGGCTGGATCGGCTCGATGCGGGACTGCCTGCGCGCGGTGTGGGAACTCGACAACGCGGACCAGGGCAACGCCGTCGTGCGCAAGCTCAAGGACGGCGTGATCCTGTTCGGGACGGGCGGTGCCGTGCTCGTCTCGGCCGGCGCGTCAGCCGTCGGTTCGAGCGCGGTCAGCTGGACGGCCGGGCAGCTCGGCATCGAGGACACCGGCTGGGGCGGCGCGCTCCTCCAGGGCGTGGCGTTGGCGCTGGCCGTCCTCGCGGACTTCCTGGTGCTCCTGTACGTACTGACGCTGCTGCCCGGCGTCGAGCCTCCCCGCCGCAGGCTGATCACGGCGGGGCTGATCGGCGCCCTCGGCTTCGAACTGCTCAAGCTGCTGCTCAGCGGCTATATGCGGGGCGTCGCTTCGAAGAGCATGTACGGCGCCTTCGGCGTGCCCGTCGCGCTGCTGCTGTGGATCAGCTTCACCGTGAAGCTGCTGCTCTACTGCGCGGCCTGGACCGCGACCGCGCACGCCGACGAGGAAGAGATCAGCGACGTGGAGAACGTCGTACCAGACCCGGCAGCGGCCAGCGCCGGTTCACCAGGAACACCGCGGCCGCCAACAGGAGCAACGCCCCTGCACTGA
- a CDS encoding phosphatase PAP2 family protein, which translates to MRDFGTDRRVGGAARVLSLSGEHGALWLAAGITGAVADRERRAAWLRATALIGTAHLASMGIKRVVRRPRPRLAARLPLVRTAGRHSFPSSHAASAVAAAVAFGALRPAGRLLVTPLAAAMCVSRLVAGVHYPTDVAAGALLGGVTAGLGAKWMRGTHVRSL; encoded by the coding sequence ATGCGCGACTTCGGTACGGATCGACGGGTGGGCGGCGCCGCGCGCGTCCTCTCCCTCAGCGGTGAACACGGTGCGCTCTGGCTCGCCGCCGGGATCACCGGCGCGGTCGCCGACCGCGAGCGGCGCGCCGCCTGGCTGCGGGCCACCGCGCTGATCGGCACGGCCCATCTCGCGAGCATGGGCATCAAACGGGTGGTGCGCCGCCCCCGCCCCCGGCTCGCCGCCCGGCTCCCCCTCGTACGCACCGCGGGCCGGCACTCCTTCCCCAGCTCGCACGCCGCGTCGGCGGTGGCCGCAGCGGTCGCCTTCGGCGCGCTGCGCCCGGCCGGCCGCCTTCTCGTCACGCCCCTCGCCGCCGCGATGTGTGTGTCCCGGCTGGTCGCAGGCGTCCACTACCCGACCGATGTCGCCGCCGGCGCCCTGCTCGGCGGGGTCACCGCCGGGCTCGGCGCGAAATGGATGCGAGGCACCCATGTCCGATCTCTCTGA
- a CDS encoding TetR/AcrR family transcriptional regulator, whose translation MRRAVRGPRLGSGTVTDVKPAKSEQTRTLILETALRLFQERGYDKTTMRVIAREAGVSVGNAYYYFAGKEHLIQGFYDRIGAEHRAAVRHVLDHETDLEKRLAGVLTAWLDVAAPYHEFAAQFFKNAADPESPLSPFSVESESARETAISIHREVLAGAKAKIPGELADVLPELMWLSQMGLVLYWVFDRSPERERSRRLAGRGARLTTRGIALARFKALRPLVHEVHELFTDFLPGMAETATARKRS comes from the coding sequence CTGCGGCGAGCGGTGCGCGGTCCCCGGTTAGGCTCAGGCACCGTGACTGATGTGAAGCCTGCCAAGAGCGAGCAGACCCGGACGCTCATCCTCGAAACCGCGCTCCGGCTCTTCCAGGAGCGCGGTTACGACAAGACGACGATGCGGGTCATCGCCCGGGAGGCCGGTGTCTCCGTCGGGAACGCGTACTACTACTTCGCCGGCAAGGAACACCTGATCCAGGGGTTCTACGACCGCATCGGCGCGGAGCACCGGGCGGCGGTGCGCCACGTGCTCGACCACGAGACCGATCTGGAGAAGCGGCTCGCGGGGGTGCTGACGGCCTGGCTCGATGTCGCGGCGCCCTACCACGAGTTCGCCGCACAGTTTTTCAAGAACGCGGCCGACCCCGAGAGCCCGCTCAGCCCCTTCTCGGTGGAGTCGGAGTCCGCACGCGAGACGGCCATCTCGATCCACCGTGAGGTGCTGGCGGGCGCCAAGGCCAAGATCCCCGGCGAACTGGCCGACGTACTCCCGGAGTTGATGTGGCTGTCCCAGATGGGACTGGTCCTGTACTGGGTCTTCGACCGGTCGCCCGAGCGGGAACGCAGCAGGCGGCTCGCCGGGCGCGGGGCCCGGCTCACCACCAGGGGCATCGCGCTGGCCCGCTTCAAGGCGCTGCGCCCGCTGGTCCACGAGGTGCACGAGCTGTTCACGGACTTCCTGCCGGGCATGGCCGAAACGGCGACGGCCCGCAAACGGTCCTGA
- a CDS encoding thiol-disulfide oxidoreductase DCC family protein, with the protein MSDTAVRRLTVLYDAQCPLCVHLRHWLLGQRQLVPLDLVPAASAAAVERFPGLDHGSTLEEITVIGDQGQIYRGPAAWIVCLWALAAHRPKAYWLATPAGAPFVRAAMLTAAKYRDVTAPPCGERCAVPG; encoded by the coding sequence ATGAGCGACACCGCCGTCAGGAGACTGACCGTGCTGTACGACGCCCAGTGCCCGCTCTGCGTCCATCTGCGCCACTGGCTGCTCGGGCAACGCCAGCTCGTACCGCTCGACCTGGTACCGGCCGCGTCCGCCGCGGCCGTGGAGCGGTTCCCCGGCCTCGACCACGGAAGCACCCTGGAGGAGATCACCGTGATCGGCGACCAGGGCCAGATCTACCGGGGACCGGCCGCCTGGATCGTCTGCCTGTGGGCGCTCGCCGCCCACCGGCCCAAGGCGTACTGGCTGGCCACCCCGGCGGGCGCGCCCTTCGTCAGGGCCGCGATGCTCACGGCGGCCAAGTACCGCGACGTCACAGCGCCGCCCTGCGGCGAGCGGTGCGCGGTCCCCGGTTAG